TAAACTTGCCGCAACGCTCCATCAGTTGCCAGATGATGTGCAAGAAATTATGGATAAACTCCAAGAATACTTTTACAGTTGACTGAAAACAAAGCCACAAATGAGGCTTCCGAGACATTAGACTATATACTTATTTTTGACTTACAGCTCACCCCTTACCAATACCCCCCTGTAACCGCTGCTCTCGTTCCTCCCAATCCGGTAGATAGGCGCGTACATGAAGCTTTTGAATATTTTGCCGTGATTGGGAACCAGCAAATGCGCCAGCAGGTGTTTTCATTGACATTGAGTTGCTGTTGTTCGGCGCTGGTGTCTATGTATTGTTGAGCTAACTGGGAATGCAGGCAATATTAGGGCACGAGCCACCAATCATGTTTAAGCTACGTTCCACCAGAGCGGCTTTGCGTCCATCCGCGATTAGTGCAGGTGCCAGGGTTTTACCTGCTTTACCGCCACCGATAATAATGTCGTCGTAGTATTGGGTATCCATTTCCATCTCCTTTGCGTTTGGCATTACTTTATTCGACGATTGGGATTACTTCACAGCAGAGCTAACAGCAAAAATCCTTGAACTTTTTTCTATGTAAAAACCATCATTGCGATCACCTGTGTATTCATGATTTTTGCTAGATTGTTGAAATTCCTAAAATGGGTTTTCTTGCCTGCATGATTAACTTGAAAACTAATGGGATGGGTAACTGGTTGCCTATTAGATATGTGGTAAAACCAATTAGACAAACACCATTTCCACTTGAATTTTTCTGAGCTGCAAGTGCAACTCCTTATGCAATTAGCATCGTTGATAGGCGTTATGCCATTGCTGCTACAATCTCGTCCGTAGACAGAACGGCGTTGGCGATATACCCGAAATTAATCAGTGCGGCCTTGTAGCCGTCGCCCAGTTCCGGATGTTGAGGGGCAGCCGTTGCGTCTTTGATGACAAGCACCTCAAATCCCTGTTCGATCAAGTCGCGTAGGTGAGCTTCAACACAAATATTTGCCAGCATTCCGAGCAGAATGACTTTGCTGATGTTGCGCTTACGCAGTTGTAAAACGAGGTCATTGCTCTGCGGTCCGTAGGCTTTGTGGGGACTAACTACGATTGTCTTGCCATCTTCGATAAAGGGCTTGTAGCGCTCAAGCCAGTCAGCACCAGAACCCAAGAATCCGTCGAGGCTCAACGCACCACTGCGATCAAACTCCCTGGATTTAAGCATCATTTGCTCCACGGTTCCGGCAAATTTCCAGCCATAGTCGGTGGGGTAGTAATAGTGGGGGGAGATGAAAACCTCAAATTTATTCTGCTTCGCGGCTTTGAAGATGCGCTCAATGTTCTCGACGGTCTTGTTATCTTTGACATTGTTACCCACCAAGTCCCAGGAAACCCCTGTTTCGCTCAAGACATCGTTTTGCGGATCAATAACGACTACTGCGGTGTCATTCTTGTTGATGTTCATGTCTCTTTTCGCTTGTTGATGTTCACGGTTATCTTTGGTCTGGCACTCACGCAACTGGGTTTTAAAAAAGTGCTTAACACGCGCTAGAGGATTTAATTTTTCCTACAAGTTCGCTGCATCAAGATACGGTTGTTTTTATACACCTCTAAAGTTCCAGACTGCGGGTTATCTAACGTGCCATCCCACACCCAATATTGATAATTTCCATTCCGAAACCTATACACCCGAACACCTTCCGTCGCTTGGCTAGTTCCTCCGTCTAAACTTAAATTCCCGTTGGGACTGGTCGCGCGATAAAGCAGCTTACCAGAAGTATGATTCTGCCAAATATTAATGTTGTAGCCACCCCGGCATTTCGTACTCAGGATGATGCCAGCAGTAGAATCAGCAGACGCTCTTAAGGAAAAATTAGCTAAGACACTAATTGGCAGAGCCAGGAGTAACGCAGATATTTTTAGTAGTGTTTTCATAGTTTTCAAGAGTGTTGTAAAACTAATTACACTGAAATCGTTTACATTTAATTGCTTCGACATTAATTCCGAATTGACGAGAAAGATGCCTTTACCAAAACTCAAATTACTGTTGAAAATTGTCGGCAATAGAGTAAGCGGCTATGGCTTTACCTTCTGAGATAATTCCCTCTACACCATCCGTCGTGTTAAACAGCAACAGCTTAACGGAAACGTTTTTCCGTATTCGTATATTTCGGTGCCTAGCTTGAAGTCGTCGTGAAGGAGTACACAGCTTTAATCCGTTGCGATGGTCTTAAATAAAACCAGTATTCAGTGTTCGCTGGGAAGTCACTGTGGTTCATCTTTCCTGGATTAGCCCAATTCGCTGAAAAGGTCAGGTTTCGGTTATTGAAAGATACACTTTTTCAGAAGAGGGGAATGTGGTAATTCTCATGAACCCCTTTCCTTCTCAGCATTTGCAAGTTTTGTTCTGTACTCAGCCTTTGCCCATGTCTTTGCTTCCGCCTGTCACCAGCAGAGCACAGCGATTCCGATGTATCCGCGATGCGTTCACACTTCTCTATTGCGCGGTTGCAGCGTGTTCAATGATCTCGGCAACGGCGTCTGGATGGGACACCATTACTACATGTGAAGCGCCATTTACTATGATCGTCTTCTTGGAGCTGGCGCGGTTCGCCATGAAAGAATGCACCGCCGCCGGAATGTTCAAGTCGCGATCGCCATAAATGAACCAGGACGGGATAGATTTCCATGCAGGCGCACCGGAGACTTCATTAAACGCGGCTTCCATAATCGGACGCTGGGTACTAGCCATCAGTTGCGCGTCGTTAGCGGGCACATCAGCAGCAAATTGGGCGTGGAACTTGCTCTGCTGAATATACAGGTCTTTGCCACCATCGGGCAGGACAACCGGCGGCGCGAGGGTCGGCGCGAGCGTGCTGCCCGGATAACGTCCTGAGAGTTCGGCGGCAGTCTCGCCTTCCTCAGGAGCAAAGCCAGCAACGTAGACCAGTGCTTTCACATTCTTGTTCCCATTGACTGCATTGGTAGTTACCGAACCTCCGTAGGAATGCCCAACCAGCACGATAGGACCGTTAATGTCTTTAAGGACGCTAGCAACATAGTCTGCATCGCTCTTAACGCCACGTAGGGGATTAGCCACAGCAACCGTTGGGTAACCTTTTGCGATCAGTTTGGTCAATACCCCATTCCAACTGGAAGACTCGGCGAATGCGCCGTGGACAAGGACTATCGTAGGCTTATTGGCTTGTGCACTGGCACTATTCATGATGGCTCCGAGAGAAGTGATTGTAATGGTTCCTAAAAAGAGAATGACAATCAGAAGCAGGCGAATGCTGTTCCTGAAATTGAGCGTATTCATGTTGTGATTTCCTTTGAATTTGTTGCGTTGGATAGGAATGGATTGCAACCGTGATATGAGAAATTGACGGATATGGGTTGTGACCGCGTTCGTGAAGTGTGTGCTTTGCACTCAGTGCTGCGAAGGGTTGATCGCATCATTTCAAGACCCTGACTCATCGCTTATGATTGGGCACTGTGAACAGTACTGTTTCGCTGGTGATGACTTTGTGCAAAGGATCGGCTAGCTCGATTAATACCTTGTGTAAACCAGGTTCCAGACCGACCAGAATGATCGTTTCGCCGCTGCTATCAACAAAGTGCCAGGGCGTGTCATCAACGGTGATGTGGATATGACCAATGCGCGGCGATACATCAAGGGCACCTTTACCGAACACGGGCACCACCCGTAAATTCTCCGTCCGATACTGGATGAAAACACGACCTTGAGCCAATGGTTCAGGAAGCGGTGGATCGACAATCAGCTTAGCGGGTGCTTCATTTTCGATCGCAATCAATGGGGATGGACCAATGATGTTCTTAGCGCTTGTGGTGTGATTGCTCATAGCTGGCAGGTACTTGAGAGAGGAAGGGGGACGCGGGGAAGGGAAAGACGCGGAGACGTGGGGGAAGACACAAGGCAAAATGATGTGGGAAGGGGAAACAACATCAGTATTCTCGTGTCTCCGTGTCCTCTTATTGCAAGTGTTTCTTCAATTCAGCGGCTGCGTGAACAAACAGAGAACGAACTGCCGGAACCTCGGCTAAACCATTGAGCAGCCCAAAGTCATGAATCATGCCGTTGTAACGCACAGTTGTCACTTTCACTCCAGCCTCATCGAGCTTGCGTCCATAGGCTTCGCCACCATCACGCAAGATATCGCTTTCCGCAACTTGAATTAACACCGGAGGCAAGCCTTGCAGTTGCTCAATCGTCGCCTGTAGAGGAGAGGCATAGATATCTTGGCGCTTTTCTGGGTCAGCAATGTACATGTCATACATCCACTTCATCAATGGTGTAGTCAAGAATCGTTTGTCACCAAATTGATGGTAGGACTCCGTTTCAAAACTAGCATCGACGATCGGCCACATCATGATTTGCAACTTAATGTGTGGTCCCCCTTTCGCTTTCGCCATCAACGCAGTCACAGCTGTCATATTGCCGCCGACACTGTTACCGACCACTGCCAGATTCTTGCCGTCTACCTCAATCTCCTCACCATGCTCGGCAACCCATTTCGTCGCGGCGTAGATTTCATTGATCGCCTGTGGGTACTGAGCATCTGGCGTGCGAGTGTAGTTGACAAAGACAGCCGCAAAGCCTGAGAGCACAACGAGATCGCGAACCATGCGCTTGTGCGTTGGATAATCGCCTAATACCCAACCACCACCATGAATAAAGATGAAAACAGGCAATGTGCCTTTGACCCCTTCAGGTCGCACGATATTGAGCATAATCGAATAACCGTCAGCAGTAATCGTCTTCTCAGACTCTTCAATGCCTGAAAGGTCTACTGGAACTGAAGCCTGTGCATCTACAAGAATCTGACGTGCTTCGATCGGAGTGAGTGTCTCCAGCGCCACACCTCCTGAATTCAGCACGTTCAAAAATTCCTTCACTCCTTTGGAAAGACGTGGATCATCTGCAACTTCCAAAATTTTTGCTGCTGACGAGTTTACTTGAGCAACCATGACATTCTCCTTTGATAAGTAGTAAACAATCTGTTGAAATGACACTGTTAAGTGAGTTGATTTAACAGTGATGCTTGATCAGTAGTGGTTGTGGAATGGCAATCACTTTCTACTGACATCGTTTCCCAGCCAGAACTATTTGTTACTGGTGAAAAAGTTGTTAACCTAGCGGGTTGCTGCCTTGATCGGTTGTTTCCACACCGCAGCAGCATAGAGCGAGTTCTCAAAATCGGGGGCAATATCACCTGTGATACGTGCCTCATGATGCGCCCAGTCCTTAAAGAACAAGTCGTGACTGATGCCCGATACTATTGCAGGTACGTCGCGGCGGATGCTGTGGATGTCACCCACTGGCAAGCCAAAGCTGACCAAACCAGCAGGATTAAATACGTGAATGTCTTTCAGATAAGGGGCAGTGCCAGGTACTTTTTCTTGGTATTCGTGGGCGCTACCGAGGTAAGGGTGCATCCCCAAATTGTCGTCGCGCAGGTCTTCTGGTGGCTCGTAGCGATCGCGCCAGAGGGCAATATGCTGGGCAAAGTCGGCTAGTTCGGGACGCTTTGTTGGGTCAACGAAGTAACCAGTGCCAGCGATCGCAAAATCAAACTCGAAAACATCATCGTTCACCTGGATGGCAATGCGATCACCCATTTTCCGTGCCGATTTCCAAGGGGCAGATAGGTGGATGTGAAAGTTCGGGAAGGCGATCGCTCGCTTAATCGAGTTTGGTGGTGGCGCGGTGCCTGCTTGATGAAAGCGCCAAGCCTGGAACCAGCGAACTGCATCGGGTAGTTGAGGATAATTGTCATAAGCGCCAGGATAGTCCCGTACCCGCAGTAATGACAGAGATGCAAGCTCTGACCGCCGTACAAACAGGTGTACTGCCTTAGCTCCCGATTCCAACGCCACTCCTGCTGCATCGAAAGCTGAAGCCGCCGCACCCAGCACCGCCACAGTCTTACCGCGCAGTGCTTCAAAATCGATGGCATCGGCGGTATGTGCGTACAGCGTGCGTGGTAAGTCAGCCAGTACTGGAGGTATGTATGGACCACCAGTGCCAGCCACGCCATTGGCGAAGATAATTTTGCGCGTAGTTTCTACCTGCGGGACACCGTTTACCTCAAGGTGTAGGCGGAAGAAACCTGCATCTGGCTGAATCCGCACCAACTTCGTCCGGTAACGAACCTGGATACCGAGGAATTGCCGATACCAACTGAGGTACTCAGCCCAAGCCACTCGCCCAATGCGATCGATCTGCG
The nucleotide sequence above comes from Funiculus sociatus GB2-C1. Encoded proteins:
- a CDS encoding cysteine hydrolase, encoding MNINKNDTAVVVIDPQNDVLSETGVSWDLVGNNVKDNKTVENIERIFKAAKQNKFEVFISPHYYYPTDYGWKFAGTVEQMMLKSREFDRSGALSLDGFLGSGADWLERYKPFIEDGKTIVVSPHKAYGPQSNDLVLQLRKRNISKVILLGMLANICVEAHLRDLIEQGFEVLVIKDATAAPQHPELGDGYKAALINFGYIANAVLSTDEIVAAMA
- a CDS encoding alpha/beta fold hydrolase, yielding MNTLNFRNSIRLLLIVILFLGTITITSLGAIMNSASAQANKPTIVLVHGAFAESSSWNGVLTKLIAKGYPTVAVANPLRGVKSDADYVASVLKDINGPIVLVGHSYGGSVTTNAVNGNKNVKALVYVAGFAPEEGETAAELSGRYPGSTLAPTLAPPVVLPDGGKDLYIQQSKFHAQFAADVPANDAQLMASTQRPIMEAAFNEVSGAPAWKSIPSWFIYGDRDLNIPAAVHSFMANRASSKKTIIVNGASHVVMVSHPDAVAEIIEHAATAQ
- a CDS encoding DUF6130 family protein, which gives rise to MSNHTTSAKNIIGPSPLIAIENEAPAKLIVDPPLPEPLAQGRVFIQYRTENLRVVPVFGKGALDVSPRIGHIHITVDDTPWHFVDSSGETIILVGLEPGLHKVLIELADPLHKVITSETVLFTVPNHKR
- a CDS encoding alpha/beta hydrolase — translated: MVAQVNSSAAKILEVADDPRLSKGVKEFLNVLNSGGVALETLTPIEARQILVDAQASVPVDLSGIEESEKTITADGYSIMLNIVRPEGVKGTLPVFIFIHGGGWVLGDYPTHKRMVRDLVVLSGFAAVFVNYTRTPDAQYPQAINEIYAATKWVAEHGEEIEVDGKNLAVVGNSVGGNMTAVTALMAKAKGGPHIKLQIMMWPIVDASFETESYHQFGDKRFLTTPLMKWMYDMYIADPEKRQDIYASPLQATIEQLQGLPPVLIQVAESDILRDGGEAYGRKLDEAGVKVTTVRYNGMIHDFGLLNGLAEVPAVRSLFVHAAAELKKHLQ
- a CDS encoding SidA/IucD/PvdA family monooxygenase; the encoded protein is MKTTTDPDFAAREALRLLGPDPENWVPDRPGIDHNVTIIGGSGSGSTFVFALRRAGIGRVTGIDAADDEAHAGVWLTRARMKTLRTPKNLPGPELGIPELSFQAWYEARHGAAAYAQIDRIGRVAWAEYLSWYRQFLGIQVRYRTKLVRIQPDAGFFRLHLEVNGVPQVETTRKIIFANGVAGTGGPYIPPVLADLPRTLYAHTADAIDFEALRGKTVAVLGAAASAFDAAGVALESGAKAVHLFVRRSELASLSLLRVRDYPGAYDNYPQLPDAVRWFQAWRFHQAGTAPPPNSIKRAIAFPNFHIHLSAPWKSARKMGDRIAIQVNDDVFEFDFAIAGTGYFVDPTKRPELADFAQHIALWRDRYEPPEDLRDDNLGMHPYLGSAHEYQEKVPGTAPYLKDIHVFNPAGLVSFGLPVGDIHSIRRDVPAIVSGISHDLFFKDWAHHEARITGDIAPDFENSLYAAAVWKQPIKAATR